CGAACTGCTCGAACGCCCCGAGGACGCCCTCTCCGCGACCGGGGTCAAGATTTCGCGCCAGGAGGTGTTCGCCGTCGTCACCGAGATGACGGGAACCCCCTCCGACTCGCTCGCGGACCTCCGGGAGGATATCGCCGGCCAGCCGTACCACCGGGCGAGCGGGCAGGCGGACTAGGTCACCACCGCGTACGTCAGCAGGAACCCGAAGTAGAGCGCGACGACCCCCGCGAGCGCGAGCAGTCGGAACCGGCGGAGGTCGTCGGTCTCCGCGTCGTGAGCCGTCTCGTACGCCGCCCGTTCGTCGTCGGACAGCGCCGCCGCGTGGTCGAGACCGCGGTGGAGCGCCAGATACCGCTCGCGGGCGAACGGTCGTCCACAGTGCTCACAGACGTGGGGTGTCGCGTCGGGGGGAACGTCGGTGTCGAAGTCGGTCATGATCAGGTGGCGATGAACGGCGGTGTGACGTACGGTTCGGCGACGATCCAGAGGCTGAGCATGGTGTATCCGACCATGACGGCGGTGACGCCGTACTGGCTCCGCACGGCCTGCAGGCGCGAGGGAAAGAGGTCGTAGGCGGTGGCGTGGGCCACCCACACCGCGAGCAGGTGGCCGAGGAGGACGCAGGCGAGTTCGAGGCCGCCGAACCACGCGGGCAACCCGGCGAGTTGGGGCGGCGACGGCGGCGGCGCGAGCGGCGACGCGGCGACGGCGACGAGCGTCGGCGAGAGGACGAGCACCGACGCGAGGTTGTGCGCGAGGTGGTAGCCGGCGGCGATGGGGAGCAAGGAGGGGGCGAAGCGCCGGGCGAGGTACGTCGCGGAGAGATACGTCTCCGCGCGCCGCCGGCCGAGACGGGCCGACGCACGGTACGCAAGGTAAAACAGCGCGGCGCCGAGGAGGTAGGCGCCGAGGTAGACGACGACCGGCGGGACGCCCGCACCGACGACGGCGCGGGCGCCGCTCGCCCACGGGCCGGTCGCGACGAAGCCGTCGTACGTCGTGACGAAGAGGAGCGTGACCACGAACGCCACGTCGTCGCGGCCGTCGAGGACGGTGTCGGGGAGGGCGCCGCCGGGGAGCCGCAGGCGGAGGCGGCCGTCCTCGACGCCCACGGGTGCCAGCCGACCGTAGTAGCGGAACGCGCGGGCGAGCGGGTCGGCGCGTTCGAACCAGGTGTCGGCGCCGACGACGACGGCGCCGCCGACGGTGACGACGGTGTATGTCACGAGCACCGACGCGAGCAGTCGCGGGTCGTCGGCGAGCGGCGTCGCGACTTCGATCCACACGAGGAGGAGGAGGCCGGCGACGCTGGGCCACGACCCGATCCGGTCGGGGTAGGGGCGGTCGAGTGACGGGAGCGCCTCGGCGAGGGTTCGGAAGGGATTGAGCGCCGGCCACGAGTTGCCGAGGAGGTACGTGGAGGCGACGTAGCCACCCCACCACGCCACCCAGACGACGAGGATGGCGAGGTTTCTCACTCCCGAGGCTCGGTCGAGGAAGCCGACGAGGAGCGTCAGGGCGAGGACGGAAACGCCGGCGACGCGGACGAGCGCCCGGAGGGCGCGGCCGGGGTCGGGCAGCGCCCACCCCCAGTCGTGGACGGCGGCGACGAGTCGGCGGTCGGTGACGAAGCTGGCGAGCAGAAAGGAGACGCCGACGACGCCGCCCCCGGTGAGCAGGAAGAGCCACGTCGGGACGGCGAGCGGATCGCGCGTCGCGCCGGCGAGACCTCCGCTGTGGGCGGCGACGACGCCGACCCACGTCGACAGACCGACGGTGGCCGTGAGGGTGAGGCGGGTCGCTCGGGGGACCGGGACCATCGTCCCCCGGTTGGGGACTCCCCGACGAGTAGCTTCCGGAAGCGACTGGCCGCGGCGGTTGGGAGGATTTTTGGTAGTTGAATCGCAACGGGGGGATATGGCTACGGATCACGGTGACGATCACGGACATCACCTCCCGGCCGTCGAGGACTGGCCGCGAGGCTTCGGCGAGGCGAGTTGGTGGCCGTTCATCACGGCGCTGGGCGCGGGAGGACTCTATCTCGCGGCCGCCCTGTACATCGTCGCGGGCGGCGACGAATCGACGATCAACCCCATGCTCGCTCCGATCGGGGCCGCCGCGAGCGTCGGGACCTTCCTCCTCGGGCTGTACGGCTGGCTGTATCACGCCTTCGTCGCCGAGTTCTGGTCGCGAGGCACCAACGAGACGAGCGCGTCCGCGCTCCGCTGGGGGATGATCGCCTTCCTCGGGTCCGAACTCGCCACCTTCGGCGCCGTCTTCACGTACTACTTCTTCATCCGCGCGGGGACGTGGCCGCCGGGTGAACTCCCGCACCTGACGGGATCGCTCGTCATCATCAACACCGTGATTCTGGTGGCGTCCAGCCTGACGCTCCACTGGGCACACGTCGCCATCCGAAAGGACGACCGCCGAAAGTTCGTCCTCGGCCTACTGGCGACGCTCCTGCTCGGCGTCGTCTTCATCGGGGGACAGGTGTACGAGTACTACGAGTTCATCGTCCACACCGAGTTCACGATCACCTCCGGGCTGTTCGGCTCGGCCTTCTACGGCCTGACCGGCCTCCACGGCCTCCACGTCTCGCTCGGCGGTGCGCTCCTCGCCATCGTCACCATCCGAGCGCTCGCGGGTCAGTACTCCGCCGAGCGCCACGTCTCGGTCAGCACCGTCTCGATGTACTGGCACTTCGTCGACGTGGTCTGGATCTTCCTGGTCGTCATCCTGTACGCTGGCGGCGCGCTCGGCGCCTGATACGGTTTATTGTACGTCATTATCCGGTGGTTCGTCTGGACGGTCCGACGAACCACCGGTACACAGGTACAACGATCCGTATGTGTCGGCCCCCTGCCGCCGTGGATTTATGTGGTCTCACGCGACACTCGTGAGCATGGACGACCTCGACCAACTCGTGTCGTCGCTGACGCCCCGTGAGGAGAACGACGAGATCAAACTCTACCAGAACACCGTCTCCGTCGCGTGTCCGGTCTGTGAGAACCCGTTCGACGACCTCGTGGTGTGTAAGAACGAGGAGACGAGCCTCGAACAGATCGAACCGCTCGACATCTGCGTCACCGTGTACGAGGGTAGTCCGCTGCTGTTCACGCACAAGCACTCATAAGGCTCCGCACCCCGACCCCGTGGTATGGCGCGCGAAGTCACCCACACCGCGACCGGGCCGAAGATCATCACGCCCGAGGACATCGACGACGAGAAAGGCGACGTGGCCATCTGTCTGTGCGGGCTGAGCGGCTCTTACCCCTTCTGTGACGGCTCCCACCAGCGGGCGGAGGACGAGGACCCCGACGAGCGGTACAAGTACGTCGACGGGGAGCGCCGGCGTATCTCGATAGCGTTCGAGGATTCCTGACGGCGCGGGCGAGTGGCTTCGGGTGGCCGACCCATCCCGGGTGCCGGAAACTATTTGGCTCGCTTTCGTCCATCCCTACACAAATGGACGGCGAGATTCTCGACGCGGTGGCCGAGTGGGGGACCCGTCCCGTCGCGGACGGCGTCAGCGGCCTGTACGAGTTGGCCGACGGGGAGTTCACCGGCGCCGTCTCCGACGGCACGACGTGGGCGTTCGTCCTCAACGGTCGCTTCGTCGGCGTTTTCGACGGCGTCGTCGAGGACTTCGAGGACGCCTCGCTGACGGCCTACACCGCTCCCGACCTGTCGCTGCCGCTGCTCTACGCGATGCAGGCCCGCGGCGGCGAGGTCCGGGGGCAGTACTACTCGAACGACACGCCGCTGTCGGAACTCGACGACACCCTCTCGTCGGGCAAGTTCGTCGGCTACGTCGAACTCTCCGAGAACGTCCTCTCGGGGGACTACTACGTCGTCTACTACGGCGGCCGCGCGCTCCCCGTCGCGTTCGTCGGGAACAACCGCCGCCTGCTCTCCGGCGACGAGGCGTTCGAACGCGCCGCCGACGAGGTGGGTATCTACTCCGTCGTCGACGCCGATATCGAGGTGGTCGACCTGCCGGAGCGACCCGAGGGCGCGGCGGCATCGAAGTCGGAGTCCGACTCCACCGACGAGTCCGGCGTCGTGATCGCCCCGGACGCCGACGACGAGGCCGCGACGGAATCCGAGCCGGCGACCGACGCCGACGGCGGGGCCGCGTCGGGGGACGCGGCCGCTGCCTCCACCGTCACCGACGACGAGGTCACGTCGAAATCGGAGTCGACGACCGACGCCGACGACGCGGCCGACGGGGACGGCGCGACGGAGGCGGTGGACGACGGCGCGCCCTCCGGGGGCGACGACTTCGAGTCGCTCGGCGAACTCTCGGGGGTCGACGACACCGAGGCCGACACGGTCGAGTCGGCGTCGCCGGCCGACACGGACGACGCCGAGGCCGAGACCGACCACTCGTCGTCCGACGACGTGGCGACGGACGCCGACGCGACGGACGAGGCGGTCGGCGGGACCGAAGCCGAGGCCACGTCCGGGGACCGTGACCGGCTCCACCGCGAACTCGACGCCGCGCGCGAGCGGATCGCGGAACTGGAGACCGAACGGGATCGGATCGCGGGCGAGCGCGACGACCTCCGCGCGGAGGCCGACCGCCTCCGTGAGCGGGTGGCCGAACTGGAGGCGGCGGTCGAACGGCTCGAAGCCGAGTCGGCCGACGACGCCGAGGCGCCGCCGGACCGGACGCTCGACCCGGACGAGGCGCTCTCGGGGACGAACCTGTTCGTTCGCTACGCCGACAAGGCAGACGGGACGGTCGAACGCGCCGCGGAGGGCCGGATTTCGGCGGCGGAGCTGCGCGACAACCTCCGCTTGGAGTACCACACCGAGTTCGAGAGCGAGGGCGTCAGCGTCGACGGCCGACCGTTCGAGGCGTTCCTCCGGGCGACCCCCGAACACCAGTTCGCCGAGTGGCTGTTGACCGCCGTCGTCTACGAGATTCGGCAGACAGACACGCGGGCGGAGCTGTCGAAACTGTACGAGGCCATCGAGAACGTCGACCGCATCGACCTCGACGGGGAAGTGGACGTGACGGTCGAGGACGGCGAGAGCGGGGCGGAGTCCACGACGGTGACCTTCGACGTCGTGTTTCGGGACAAGATGGGCGATCCGCTCTTCGCGGCGGCGTTCGACGACTCGCGGGAACCGACGCGCGCCGGGGCGATCCGGTCGCTCGTCGACGGTGCGCGGTCGGTGAGTCAAGCGGTCGAGGCGTTCGCCGCGGCCTTCGTCGTGACGACGAGTTTCTTCGACGCCGACGCGATGGAGGTCGCAATCGACGCCACCCGGGGCGGGCTGTTCAGCCGCAGTTCACGGAAGAGCTACGTCAAACTGTCGCGCAAATCCGGGTTCCACCTCTGTCTGGTCGAGGCGCGAGACGAGGACTTCTTCCTGACCGTACCGGAACTCTAGCTCTGGATCTCGGCCGTCTCTTCGATCTTCATCGAATCGAGTTTCTCGACGATGGCGTCGATCTTCTCGTCGAGTTCGTCGACGAAGTCGGCGGTGTCCTCGGTGGTGATCGCCCCCTGACTCGACGGTTCGATGAGGTTCTCCTCCTCGAGGACGCGGAGCGAGTACCGGACCTTGTGGTGGGGGTATCCCGTCTCGTTGGACATCTTCACGATGCCGATCGGTTCGTTGCCGATGACCATCTTCAGCACCTGTAGATGGCGTTCGAGCATATCGACTTCTTTCTCGAGCCTGTCTATCATGACACTTGTTAACTTGTCGTAGCGGGTTTTAAAAGTTGCTGTGGGACCCGGCGTGCGAAAATGGACATCTAGGTCACAGGAGTGAGAGTAGTTAACGCTTCGGGTTGCGGCGGAACGAGTGCCGTCGGCCGATTCGTCCCGAACTCGTTCGGCCACCGCGTCGTGAGCGTATCGTAATCGGTTTAGCGAGTGGCGTGGAATCCTCGCCCGGACATGACTGTCACCATCGTCGGGTCCCAGCTCGGCGACGAGGGCAAGGGCGCCCTCGTCGACCTGTGGGGTGGGAACGCCGACATCGTGGTCCGATACCAGGGCGGGGACAACGCCGGCCACACCGTCGTCGAAGGCGGCGAGGAGTACAAACTCTCCCTGGTGCCGAGCGGCGCCATCCGGGACAAGGTTGGTGTCCTCGGCAACGGCTGTGTGGTCAACCCGCGGACGCTGTTCGACGAACTCGACGCGCTCCGCGAGCGGGGGCTCGACCCCGACGTGCGCGTCGCACGCCGTGCGCACGTCATCATGCCGTACCACCGCGTCCTCGACGGCATCGAGGAGGAAGCAAAGAGCGACGACGACCTCGAGGCCGGCACCACCGGCCGCGGCATCGGCCCGACCTACGAGGACAAGGTGGGCCGGCGCGGCATCCGCGTCGGCGA
This window of the Haloplanus rubicundus genome carries:
- a CDS encoding DUF7410 domain-containing protein: MTDFDTDVPPDATPHVCEHCGRPFARERYLALHRGLDHAAALSDDERAAYETAHDAETDDLRRFRLLALAGVVALYFGFLLTYAVVT
- a CDS encoding cytochrome c oxidase subunit 3, which encodes MATDHGDDHGHHLPAVEDWPRGFGEASWWPFITALGAGGLYLAAALYIVAGGDESTINPMLAPIGAAASVGTFLLGLYGWLYHAFVAEFWSRGTNETSASALRWGMIAFLGSELATFGAVFTYYFFIRAGTWPPGELPHLTGSLVIINTVILVASSLTLHWAHVAIRKDDRRKFVLGLLATLLLGVVFIGGQVYEYYEFIVHTEFTITSGLFGSAFYGLTGLHGLHVSLGGALLAIVTIRALAGQYSAERHVSVSTVSMYWHFVDVVWIFLVVILYAGGALGA
- a CDS encoding DUF7385 family protein produces the protein MDDLDQLVSSLTPREENDEIKLYQNTVSVACPVCENPFDDLVVCKNEETSLEQIEPLDICVTVYEGSPLLFTHKHS
- a CDS encoding CDGSH iron-sulfur domain-containing protein, which encodes MAREVTHTATGPKIITPEDIDDEKGDVAICLCGLSGSYPFCDGSHQRAEDEDPDERYKYVDGERRRISIAFEDS
- a CDS encoding DUF7527 domain-containing protein, producing MDGEILDAVAEWGTRPVADGVSGLYELADGEFTGAVSDGTTWAFVLNGRFVGVFDGVVEDFEDASLTAYTAPDLSLPLLYAMQARGGEVRGQYYSNDTPLSELDDTLSSGKFVGYVELSENVLSGDYYVVYYGGRALPVAFVGNNRRLLSGDEAFERAADEVGIYSVVDADIEVVDLPERPEGAAASKSESDSTDESGVVIAPDADDEAATESEPATDADGGAASGDAAAASTVTDDEVTSKSESTTDADDAADGDGATEAVDDGAPSGGDDFESLGELSGVDDTEADTVESASPADTDDAEAETDHSSSDDVATDADATDEAVGGTEAEATSGDRDRLHRELDAARERIAELETERDRIAGERDDLRAEADRLRERVAELEAAVERLEAESADDAEAPPDRTLDPDEALSGTNLFVRYADKADGTVERAAEGRISAAELRDNLRLEYHTEFESEGVSVDGRPFEAFLRATPEHQFAEWLLTAVVYEIRQTDTRAELSKLYEAIENVDRIDLDGEVDVTVEDGESGAESTTVTFDVVFRDKMGDPLFAAAFDDSREPTRAGAIRSLVDGARSVSQAVEAFAAAFVVTTSFFDADAMEVAIDATRGGLFSRSSRKSYVKLSRKSGFHLCLVEARDEDFFLTVPEL